Genomic DNA from Desulfurivibrio alkaliphilus AHT 2:
CTCCCGGGCCGAACCGGGGCAATTGCATATTCTGCTGCTGCTGGCCCCTTTGATGCTGCTGATCATGCTGCTGGCCCGACCGCTCAACCTGCTGCTGATGGGCCGCGATGCCGCCGCCACCCTGGGTGTCAACGTGGGCGCCGTTTCCCTGACCCTGCTGATCGCCACTTCCTTCATGGTGGGGGTGATCGTCAGCCAGGCCGGGCTGATCGGTTTTGTCGGCCTGGTGGTGCCCCATATCTTCCGCCTGCTGGCCGGGCCCGACCACCGGGTGCTGATCCCCGCCTGCCTGCTGGGCGGCGCCGCCTACCTGGTGGTCTGCGACCTGCTGGCCCGCTCACTGCCCACCGGCGGCGAATTGCCGGTGGGGATCGTCACCGCCTTAATCGGCGCCCCGATCTTTATTTTTCTGCTCTGGAAGACGAAATGACGGCAAAGACCGGCCAGGCGGCCATTACCGCCCACAACGTCAGCCTTTCCTATCAGCAGACGGCCATTTTGCACCGGCTCTACTTCACCGTCGAAAAAGGGGAGTTTTTCCTGATCATCGGCCCCAACGGCAGCGGTAAGACCTCGCTGCTCAAGCTGCTGGCCGGCTTGCTGCCCCCCACCAGCGGTGCCATCGAGGTGCTGGGGCAAAAACCCACCGGCCGGCGGCGGCGGCAGTTTGCCCAGCAGGTGGCGGTGCTGCCCCAGCAGCTCCCGGCGGAATTTCCCTTCAAGGTGGCCGCCACGGTGCTGATGGGCCGCGCCCCCCACCTGCGCCCCTGGGAGCTGGAAGGCAAAGCCGACCGCCAACTGGCCCGCCAGGCCATGGCCTTCACCGATATCGAACACCTGGCCTCCCGCCGCCTGGATCAACTGAGCGGCGGTGAGCGGCAGCGGGTCTTTATCGCCCAGGCGCTCTGCCGCCAGCCGCGCCTGCTGCTGCTGGACGAACCCACCGCCGCCCTGGACCCGGCCCACCAGATCATGATCCTCGACCTGTTGGCCCGCCTCTGCCGGGAGCAGGGAATCACCGTGGTGATGGTCTCCCACGACCTCAACCTGGCGGCCATGTACGGCGATCGGCTGCTGCTGCTGGACCGGGGCCGGCTGGCCGGCCTGGGCGAACCGGCCACGGTGCTGGAACGCCACCGGCTGGAGGAAACCTACCACTGCCCCCTGATGGTCGATGAAAACCCGCTGGGCCAAGTGCCGCGGGTCTGCCCCATCCCGGAAAAGTTCCGCCTCTAACCAACGTAAACGTTCAGCAGCACTGCATCTTCGGGCGATCAGCCAGGCTTACGTACAGGGAGTACGCTGCGCCTGGCTGCTTACCCGAACCTGCAGCACTGCTGAACGTTTACGACCCGTTACATCAGCAGCTATTGGTCAAGGTAAACACCTGCCCACCAAATACTACATTTTGTGTTGACCCCTAAGCCATAACGCGATATACAGTGGTGCAAGCGGCTTCCAAACTTGCTGATCCGGCGATCAGGGGTTAGGATGAAAAGGGAATCCGGTGTAAATCCGGAACTGTCGCGCAGCGGTGATCGGCAACGAACGTTATCGTAACCACTGGCTGATTTTAAAAAGCCGGGAAGGGATAACCAGTAGGTAAGCGTCGGAAGTAGCCTTACAGGCGCTTAGACCCGAAAGTCCGAAGACCTGCCGTGAAACCCGGGCTACCACCTTTGGCGGCACCACATCTTTTTATTATTGCTACCTCGCGTAAAGGAGCAGCATCATGGTTCATGTTCCAACCCAGCCCCAGCCACAAGCAACCACCGACCACCAGCCCGCGGCCAGCCACACCACCCCCCGCTCGCAACTCTTCAGTGTGATCCGCAAGCGGGACCAGCGGCTGGTGCCGTTTGCGGCGGAAAAAATTACCAACGCCATCCATAAAGCCGGCGAGGTCACCGGCGAACTCGGCCCCCCCGAGGCCCGCCGCCTGACCATGCAGGTACTGGCCATTGCCCAGAATTTTTTTGGCGAGCAGTTAAACCGCTCCGCCCCGGCCGCCGGGGATCAGGCTGCCGCCGTTCCATCGGTGGAAGAAATCCAGGACTTGGTGGAGGAGGTGCTGCTCTCCTCACCCTATAAAAAAACCGCCAAGGCCTATATTCTCTACCGCGACCAGCACGCCCGCATCCGGGAGATGGTCACCAAGACCGACCTGGACCTGATCGACGGCTACCTGCAAAAGCTGGACTGGCAGGTGCAGGAAAATTCCAATATGTCTTACTCGCTGCAGGGGTTGAACAACTACGTCTCCAGCGAGATCAGCAAGAACTACTGGCTCAACAAGATTTACCCCGCCGAGGTGCGCCGGGCCCACCTGGATGGCGATTTGCACCTGCACGACCTGGGCCAGCTCTCGGTTTACTGCGTGGGCTGGGACCTGCGCGACCTGCTTAAGCAGGGCTTTACCGGGGCGCCGGGCAAGGCGGAAAGCGGCCCGGCCAAGCATTTCCGCAGCGCTTTAGGCCAG
This window encodes:
- a CDS encoding ABC transporter ATP-binding protein, with translation MTAKTGQAAITAHNVSLSYQQTAILHRLYFTVEKGEFFLIIGPNGSGKTSLLKLLAGLLPPTSGAIEVLGQKPTGRRRRQFAQQVAVLPQQLPAEFPFKVAATVLMGRAPHLRPWELEGKADRQLARQAMAFTDIEHLASRRLDQLSGGERQRVFIAQALCRQPRLLLLDEPTAALDPAHQIMILDLLARLCREQGITVVMVSHDLNLAAMYGDRLLLLDRGRLAGLGEPATVLERHRLEETYHCPLMVDENPLGQVPRVCPIPEKFRL